Within Sebastes fasciatus isolate fSebFas1 chromosome 19, fSebFas1.pri, whole genome shotgun sequence, the genomic segment aacttttttactgcctttttactaacatgttttgcactatggaactatgatgctggaaactgctgaatttccctcaggatcaataaagttactatctatctatctatctaaagaGGTAGCCTatgtgtttacttcctgtttaagTGATAAAAACActaagatgtttttctttttgacatgctaaaatgtaatgtaacagaACCACAAGTAGATACCAGTTGCAGAGGCAGTTGTTAGCACTAACATTATAATATTAGCCACCATAGTTAATGCTGTTGCAGCACAGGGACAGCTATATTTTAAAAAACTATGGGAAATTAATATAGTAGTCTGGTGTGGTTGGCTTACCAACAGTCAGCAGTGGCAGCAGCAGATCATGACACGCATCACATGGAGGCTATTTACGTAAAAAAATGGCACTTGTCGCAGTCATAACTCAGTCAAACCTGCACACAGACATGATACACACGATGTCCATTACGAATAAACGTCCACAAACACCTGTAGAACTCATAGACGCGTGTTCCTGCAGAACTTACCTGGAAATCCTCACGCTTTTAGGTTTTCTTCTTAAATTAACCCAGTGATAAGTTGTTCTGCATATCCCATGGATGCATTGCAAACAGGAACTTCTACTAGCTAATTCGTCATACTTTTAATGTTGTTTAATGTCAAATTTAAACAAATAGTGGCTTAAAATACAGGGCTAAAGTTGTAGCCCACAGCAAAGCTAACTCacttaatatatacatttgacttcctgtttacatccaCCAGAGCATTATGGGAACTGTAATTATTCCAAGAGCATGATTGATTATAGCCCAAATAGCAGGAAGACAAAGATAATAGTAGGAGTGACAAAAAATGATATTAACTTTTTCTCACATTACACCAGggattctcaaccttttgtaactcgaGGCCCACTTCCGATTGTTAAAAAATgtccaccttcccaaataaatgacaaactgggctatgacataatgtgttatgccactttcaggtgtaatgacccacatagaTATTCATCTTACCCTCACCCATgactgcctgccattatgaatcctTAAGTATTCAGGGttatatttcctcaccacacgctttTACTGGTTTTAAAAATTGCttgattttgtgtcactgcatctgtgacatatatgtctgtaaaggggagactcgtgggtacccatggaacttaatttcattcacatatcttgaggtcagaggtcaagggaccactttgaaaatggccatggcagtttttcctcaccaaaatgtagcgtttagtttggagcattatttaacctccttcccgacaagctagtatgacttggttggtaccgatggattccttaggtttttatagtttcatatgatgccagtatcttcactctagctttaaaagtgagcctgctataacctctgaaatacagaatagcagTTCATCTAACCATTTGGCAGCACCTATGCGCCCCACCAGTGGGCCCCGGCCTAGTGGTTGAAAATAGCTGCATTACACTATTAATATTCTTTTTGTCAGAATGTCCCATTAAAATGGTTGGGGAGGGGTTGTTTTGGGGGGCCGCATTTGTCTTGATTTTGTCTGAGGGAGCCCCATAgtgtcagactttaaaaaaccTTTAGGCTCCACAATAAATAGTAACATGTTAGGATATAATGAGTCACTGTCACTGTTTTGTAATCGCCTGATCGACTGGGGAAATTAGCGAATGACATACATTTCTCACCAACCACCGGCAAGGTGATTACAGAACAACATCGTTTCCAGAGGCTATAATGCTGTAAATCTGTGTTCTTCCATCTACTTGCCAGGTGTTAAAAGATACATCAGGACATATTTATGATTACAAAGCTCAAAATCAATGACACACATGGCTTTAAGAGGTGTTTATTTAACCACCAAAAACTCACACGCTCACCGTTGCATTCAGCAATTACACATATTACACTCATCAGGAAGTGTGCAACCAGACCTTTATGGACTACTCTGGATATTGGCAAGCAGTTGACCATGATTTGTTGCTATAAATGGCTATTGGACTGATTTATTGAGCATCATGTTAAACAAGCAGATTTGAGAGGATAGCGTAGATGCCTCTACTGGTTATGCTGGAAGGGGCTAATGGACAGTCTTGATTGAAGTTTGCCGAGGCTACTGGCTTACTTTTTACCCTTTGTGCTCTTTTCTTCCGCGGCTTCAGGTTTGGCCGCTTTTCCCTCGTCTTTCTCCTTTTTGGCGTCAGCTTTGTCATCTGTCTTCGGAGCAGCTTTGTCGTCTTTGGCGTCGTCTTTGTCGTCTTTGGCGTCGTCTTTGGCGTCAGCTTTGTCATCTGTCTTCGGAGCAGCTTTGTCGTCTTTGGCGTCTTTGGCGTCGTCTTTGTCGTCAGATTTGTCGTCGTCTTTGTCGTCTTTGTCGTCTTTGTCGTCTTTGTCGTCTTTGTCGTCTTTGTCGTCTTTCTTGGCATCTGGTTTATCTTCtttctctttgctttttttcgcctcttccttctcctctttttcttcttcttttacctCCTCACCCTTGTCATCACCTCCTTCTGTTTTTACCTCCTCTTGTGCTTCCTCTTTgacctcttctccttctcctttgtCCTCTTTCTCCCCGTCGTCTTCAGCAGCCTCTGTCACCTCTTCCTTTTGCTCTTCTTCATCACCACCTGTATCAATAGATTTAAGATTTGTATTATTTGTCATCACGACCTTAATAATTGAAGTTTAATTTAGCTATCAAAGAACATAATCAACAACAATGCACTgaccctcttctccctccttagcctcttcatctcctcccttAGCCTCTTCATCTCCCTCAGCCACTTCTTTGTCTTCTTGCTCTttatctccctcctcctctcctccctcttcatcctccttctcctcgtcctcctttgtctcctcctttgtctcctctcctccttcttcttcttctttctcctcctcttcctcctttacctcctcctctgcctctgcctctgcctccgcctcctcctcctcttcctcttcttcccctGGTGGGCTGGCCTCTGCTTGCTGGGCGTGGCTGGCAGAGATGATCCCCTCGGTGGTGCTGAAGCTGGAGCTGAGCAGACGTGATGTCACCAGGTAGGAGGAGCCTGAGCTCATGCTGGAGAGGATGGGCCGGCCGAAGGAGGGCGCTGAGTAACTGTGACCGTACATGGAGGACACGCCCCCAGCCACTCCTACACTGAAGCGAGACTCCTCCCCTTCCAGCAGCTTCCTGTAGAGGTCGGTGAAAAGACAGGTGATGAGTAGTACAGTAGATGGGAACTCAGTTAGTGGCCATGTATTAACACTCAATGCTACGGTTTCTGATATAAAGTGTGAAAAGTGAACAttaataacattcagccactagatgtcgcaatctccctcccccgttccattgcattcacttcacaacaagtcgttgccagtcacttaccatcaatctcagcaatttatccgttttttccacactaactgatgaccgagagataccacgtgatacaaACGCCGTTTTATTATTGGATCACAtgttgttagaagtgggaactgAACATcaaatatcttccacagagataaacacaacattcattTTGCACCTgccaaatttttttaaatgattcattcGCAATCATAACAGTTTTTTCAggaaagccatacttttattcggcacctttctaaaggctctgtggatgtattatttaaaaaaacaaaacgattaatatacataaaaatgttatcgaTAAGACTTTTATCATCAACATAaatcaattatatatatatattatatatatatataatatatatataatatatatattatatatatatattatatataaaacatgagAAATACTATAGCTTTGTTCAAATTTGCTAATGCACTCTGACATACAGGTGCCTTCTTCTTAAATGTTGACATATTTTCACCTTAAATGACCTTGTGCATAACCTCTAAATCTATCTAAATCTTGTGTCTCGCCATAATTAGGTATTTATGCAACACTTTAACATGCTAAAATCAACACTAATAAGACATTTGATGTCTTTGTTGTCATCGcttcttttcattttcagaAATCCAGTTGGATTTCTCAGCCTCACTGTTGTTGCTTCTCACCTGTATGCGGCGATCTCGATATCCAGAGCCATCTTGACATTCAGAAGGTCCTGGTACTCTTTCAGGTAGCGCGCCATTTCCTGTTTGGTGCCTCTCTGCTCGCTCTCCAACTCTGCGATGGTGTCCTAAATAGAAGACGAGTCAACACAAAAGCACATATgaacatgaaatgaaatgaaacaccATAATAAAATCAAACAATCTGAATAATTCATAATACATCATACTGACGTGCATAGCGTCTATCTCAGCACTCTGCTTGTCTTCTATCTCATGCAATTGTTTCTCCAGGGATTCGTTGATGCCTCGGCACGCGTCGATGTCCAGCAGGCGGGCCTGGAGCTGGCGCCGGTACTCTCCCGCTTCGTCCTTGGAGCTTCTCACGGCGTCGCTGTGCTGGGTCACGGTCTCGGTCATGGAGCCCACCTTCCCCCTGAACCACTCCTCTGCTGCCTGCATGTTTCTTGCTGCCAGCCTGTCATACTGGGACCGGATGTCCCTGAGGTCCCCGGAGAGGTCAGGTGTTGCGGCCTCTGACTCTACCGCCACCTGGACGCCAAGCTGGACCTGGGCCTGAAGCTCGACCACCTCGCCTTCGTGGATCCTCTTGAGGAAGGCCAGCTCCTCCAGAAGAGTTTCGACACTCTTCTCCAGCTCGGCCTTACCTAAGGCAGCCTGGTCGGCCTCGCGGCGGGCGTCCATCAGCCTGCCCTCTGCCTCCTCCCGAGCCAGCACTTCTTCCTCATATCGACCCTGCAGGGCGCTCAGGGTCTGCTCCAGCCGCTCCCTCTGTCCCAGGACGGCCTGTTGTTCTGCCCTGGCCTCATCCACGGCGGCCCTCAGGGCCCGGGCCTCTTGCTCGTACAGCGCTCTCAGGCGGGACGGCTCGTTGTGCCTctgcctcagcagcagcagctctgcctCCAAAGCACGGTTCTGCTGCTCCAGCTCACGCACTCTCTCGATGAAGCCGGCAAAGCGGTCGTTGAGGTCCTGCAGCTGGCCGCGCTCTTGGGTGCGCACGGCGCGGAATTCTGAGCTGATCTGGGCGGCCTGGCTGAGCTCCAGATCCACGGACGAGGCttgcgaggaggaggagagcagcacCCGGCCGGGAGAGGAGTACTGATGACGGGAGGAGGACAGCGGGGAGGCATGAGAGGAGTAGACGGAGTGGGTCCTCCCTCGGTTCACCACGACACGAGGGGGAGCCTCGACATACCAGCGTCTGTACGGTGAGGCGGAGTAGTAGGGGTCATATCCGATGCTACTCATGGCTGAGTTGTGGGAGGACgagctgctctccctctcctctttgtgtgtgtgtgtgtgtggagttgtGTGAAGGTCTCAGGTTTATGCCTCGACTGCTCGCTGCTGCAGCAGCCTGCGCTTTTATAGCAGGACAGTGAGCTCTGACGCAAGCGCTTTCCTCCAAACTCTGACAATGCAGCCTCGATAGGCTTACACTGCAACGGCAGGAGATGAGACAGAGAGGATCTGTGAAATCATCAAGTCATCAGAGAAATGACTGGGGGCACTTCTAGATGAGCTGAGGATCACTTGGTGTAACCTCCTTGTTGTCAGAAGTTCAAGTTGACAAAGGAAGCATGGCCAAGTATTCACAGTCCTCAGGCTTTGTGTCAGCAATAATCAGCAGACAGAGAATTCATGCACTCATAGTTCACTTCAATaacctcaaaaaaaaaactgctgtcATGTCATCACAGATAGTTTTTCAGCCCAGGAAACAACTGACTGATGTTTTGCTGgtcgctgtccgtggtgctgaaatgaCAGGACCAAATTCAGCTAGGGTTGTTTCATAATcaaatccaatccaaatttatttataagcacatttaaaaaagtgctgtacaattatacataaaaacataaaaacaacacaataaaacactaagaccaacttaaaaccaacaggacattcaAATAATAAGAGCGTTAAGACcgataggaaaggaaaaagggaTTAAATAGTCAACTCTCATGCCGAGCCAAAAGCCAAGGAATAAAAGTGCGTTTTGAGGTTTGACTTAAAAACAGGCAGTGTTGGGGACAGTCATGAGATCAGTCATGTCAAATTCATATCTTCATTGGTTGAATCATAATGGTGAATTTCAGGATTCTGACTTGAAGATATtgcacaatgtttttttaatttaaagtataggttattttttccaaaataatcttaaatatactatccatctatctatctatctatctatctatctatctatccatccatccatccatccatccatccatctatctatctaactatctatctacACTGGAACAACAAACCTATAGAATCTACTCAATATATGTGAGGTAACAATTTGCACTCAGTTTGGTTGGGTAGATTTCACACTATGTTTTGAGTAAAGAGTACCTTCATTTAACAGCTATGCCACATTAGAAGAAATTAGGTAAAGTCTAAAGTCTACCCAACATTTCTCAGTAAATTACACaactaattacttttttttaattttttttgtatgttgcAGGTGTTACTGTTAATAAACAGGTAACAGAGATATAATTTAcccattattatatattttccttGTTGACTAATATaaattagaacattttaaaccaTTTGCATGAGTTATATCTACTGCCCTACGAAATccttttttacagtgtatctatctatctatctatctatctatctatctattcaaATGGGACTAACTCGCATGGCAGCCTGCCAGACCACGTGGTTCAGACTCCCCTTCCAGCAATGGACAGCACAAAACTGCTTGGACGCCTCAGATATAAAAGGAGCGGGCAGAGAAGCATTCAGTCGCTGTGTTAGCCATACACTCCCTCAcctatacacacatacacacaccacataacacacacccaacacacacccacacaaacacactcttccCTATACACGCCTTCACTTCACCTTCCTGCAACCGGTTCACCCCCTCTTCATTGCGCACATCCTCCCCGGTATACAGTCTGACCGGAGGATGAGTTATCCGGTGGACGCGGTAGGGAGTCCCTTCAGGAAAATGATGGATACTAGGACGACCGGCTACGGCTACAGCCGCtccagtggtggtggtggcaccCCATCCAGCGGCTTTCGCTCCCAATCCTGGTCCAGAGCAAGCCCCGGATCCAACACCatgacctcctcctcctacaaGAGGAGCGCGAACATGCCGGTGACCAGAGCCTACAGCTCCGCAGACAGCGTTGATTATAACAGTCAGACCACCTCTGGCATGCTGATGAACGGAGACTGCAAGCGCTCAAACGAGAAGGAGCAGCTGCAGGGTCTCAACGACCGCTTCGTGGTTTACATCGACAAGGTGCACTACCTGGAGACGCAGAACAAGCAGATCGAGGACGAGATCCAGGCGCTGCGGCAGAAGCAGGAGTCTCGCTCCCAGCTGGGCGACCTCTACGACCAGGAGCTGCAAGAGCTGCGATCCATGCTGGAGCAGATCCACCACGACAAGACGCAGATCCAGCTGGACACCGATCACGTCGACGAGGACATCCAGAGGCTCAGAGATCGCTTCGATGAAGAAGCGCGCATCCGAGAGGAGACTGAAGCGATCATCCGCATCTTGAAGAAAGACACGAGCGACTCCGAGTTGGCGAAGTCCGAGCTGGATAAGAAAGTTCAATCGCTGCAGGACGAGATCGCGTTCATCCGCAACAACCACGAGGAGGAGGTGAGCGAGCTCATCGCGCAGATCCAGCAGGAATCGCAGGTGACCGTGGAGAGGAGAGACCTGCAGAAGACGGACATCACCGGGGCGCTGCGGGAGATCCGCTGCGAGCTGGAGGGCCACTCCAACCAGAACCTGCAGCAGGTGGAGAACTGGTTCATGTGCCGCTTCTCCAAGCTCACCGAGACCGCGGAGCAGAACAAGGACGCGATCAAGTCCGCCCGAGATGAGATCTCAGACTACCGGCGCCAGCTGCAGTCCAAGACGGTGGAGCTGGAGTCCATCCGCGGGACAAGAGACTCGCTGGAGAGACAGCTGAACGACATCGAGGACAGACACAACAGCGATCTGTCCAGCCTGCAGGTATATATGGATGGAGACATGGAGCTCCAAGGCGCACAGAGCCGTGCGTAAAAAGCGATGGAGACATAgacttttaaatattatataatatataataattaaaagtctatgtttccatttttttatgttacttatttatatgttttaatgtttttttctgtgtttttaaaatggaaTAATCAGGGTTTGAGTTGTTATTATGATGAAGGATAGATTAAGTTGTTGTACTTAATATTTCATAATTAAGAGCTGGAAACATAGAATTTTTAATATTctagtcaagtcaaatttatttctattgcacatttaaaacaacatgagctgaccaaaagTGCTTTGCAGACATagtgcagaataaaaacaaggtCAACAAGAGCAGTCAACAAAAtgtcacacacatccacagacagagaccaagattAAACTCCATGAGCAGTGTTTAGAAAGAATCTGGAAACATAGACTTTTTAATATTCTATATGTAacttatttcatgttttttaatgttttgtgtgtttgaaattGAATAATCAGGGTTTGAGTTGTTATTTATGATGATGGATAGATTAAGTTAATGTACTTAATAGTTCATATTTTCAAAATTTTAGTGACGCAgttttgcagaaaaaaagccaACTTGCTTAATAACAGTCAAACGGatcatattttcttcttttatatcATGGTTAAGGGCCTGTGTTGAAACATTTTTCTGCTGCGTAATGATTGCCATAGAGCGCGTCACTGCGCTTCCAAGTTCCTTTACAAATCACTCTTCAAGTGTCAGCAAATGGTTAAAGGGAGACACTGCAGCAgactccccctcctccctccctccctccatccgtAGTGCTGAGTCAGAGGCAATGGGTTGATGCCTTCATTGGCTGTGTGCCTTACATCATACCACTGAGATTTTGGGGGTGGGGGTGTATTGACACAGTGTGGAGGCTGTCcttgaaagaaaaaagaggcaTTCAACTTCTCTAGAATACTGTATTGTGTCAGATTATATTCGAGACTTTGGTGCACAGAGTCTGTGGAGTTCATACGAATGTGCACGAAGAATAAAAGAGGGCTGAATTAATAGGAAATGAGTTTAAATTGAAGGTCAAttcgaaaaaaaaagaagcttttgtTAAATTGTTACCATGGGTCTTGGTAATTCGTGAACGATGACATTCAAAGCTACATAAATTAATCTGCTAAcaaatatgtgtatgtatttttgttgtacTTAATCAACCTTGTGTCGTGTCTGCTCTTGTTTTTCCTGCAGGAGACGATTCACCAGCTGGATAATGAGCTCAAGAGCACCAAATGGGAGATGGCTCGTCACCTGCGCGAGTACCAGGACCTGCTCAATGTCAAGATGGCCTTGGATATCGAGATTGCTGCATACAGGTATGTACTGACATTTGAAAAGTAGTAGAATTAACATTTACCATGTACCTTTCTCTGTGGCCAAAAAGTGATTATTAAAatctatttgttttgtttccaggaAACTCCTAGAGGGCGAGGAGACCCACTTCAGCACCTATCCTTATCGCCAGGCGGTCACCCCCACCAAAATCTCAAAGTCTAAATCAGACGCTCCCAAGCTCAAGGTGCACCACAAGTTCGTGGAAGAGATCATTGAGGAGACGAGGGTGGAGGACGAAGAAAAGTCTGACATCGACGAGGACCTGGCGGAGATAGCGCAAGAGCTGTCCGCCACGCTCGCGAGCGGAGGAgatgagggagaggaagaggagggagagggagagggagaggaagcagAAGGTGAGGGGGAAGAGGGAGAGGgcggcgaggaggaggaagttgtAGCCGCCACTGAGGCCAAAGTCAGCGCCAGCGCGCCCGctaaggaggaagaagaggaggacgaggatggAAAAGGTGGcgatgaggaagaagagggggagggagaaggcggtgaagaaggagaaaaggaagaagaggGCGAAggcgagggaggagaggga encodes:
- the LOC141757056 gene encoding neurofilament light polypeptide-like isoform X3; amino-acid sequence: MSSIGYDPYYSASPYRRWYVEAPPRVVVNRGRTHSVYSSHASPLSSSRHQYSSPGRVLLSSSSQASSVDLELSQAAQISSEFRAVRTQERGQLQDLNDRFAGFIERVRELEQQNRALEAELLLLRQRHNEPSRLRALYEQEARALRAAVDEARAEQQAVLGQRERLEQTLSALQGRYEEEVLAREEAEGRLMDARREADQAALGKAELEKSVETLLEELAFLKRIHEGEVVELQAQVQLGVQVAVESEAATPDLSGDLRDIRSQYDRLAARNMQAAEEWFRGKVGSMTETVTQHSDAVRSSKDEAGEYRRQLQARLLDIDACRGINESLEKQLHEIEDKQSAEIDAMHDTIAELESEQRGTKQEMARYLKEYQDLLNVKMALDIEIAAYRKLLEGEESRFSVGVAGGVSSMYGHSYSAPSFGRPILSSMSSGSSYLVTSRLLSSSFSTTEGIISASHAQQAEASPPGEEEEEEEEAEAEAEAEEEVKEEEEEKEEEEGGEETKEETKEDEEKEDEEGGEEEGDKEQEDKEVAEGDEEAKGGDEEAKEGEEGGDEEEQKEEVTEAAEDDGEKEDKGEGEEVKEEAQEEVKTEGGDDKGEEVKEEEKEEKEEAKKSKEKEDKPDAKKDDKDDKDDKDDKDDKDDKDDDKSDDKDDAKDAKDDKAAPKTDDKADAKDDAKDDKDDAKDDKAAPKTDDKADAKKEKDEGKAAKPEAAEEKSTKGKK
- the LOC141757056 gene encoding neurofilament light polypeptide-like isoform X1, with translation MSSIGYDPYYSASPYRRWYVEAPPRVVVNRGRTHSVYSSHASPLSSSRHQYSSPGRVLLSSSSQASSVDLELSQAAQISSEFRAVRTQERGQLQDLNDRFAGFIERVRELEQQNRALEAELLLLRQRHNEPSRLRALYEQEARALRAAVDEARAEQQAVLGQRERLEQTLSALQGRYEEEVLAREEAEGRLMDARREADQAALGKAELEKSVETLLEELAFLKRIHEGEVVELQAQVQLGVQVAVESEAATPDLSGDLRDIRSQYDRLAARNMQAAEEWFRGKVGSMTETVTQHSDAVRSSKDEAGEYRRQLQARLLDIDACRGINESLEKQLHEIEDKQSAEIDAMHDTIAELESEQRGTKQEMARYLKEYQDLLNVKMALDIEIAAYRKLLEGEESRFSVGVAGGVSSMYGHSYSAPSFGRPILSSMSSGSSYLVTSRLLSSSFSTTEGIISASHAQQAEASPPGEEEEEEEEAEAEAEAEEEVKEEEEEKEEEEGGEETKEETKEDEEKEDEEGGEEEGDKEQEDKEVAEGDEEAKGGDEEAKEGEEGGDEEEQKEEVTEAAEDDGEKEDKGEGEEVKEEAQEEVKTEGGDDKGEEVKTEGGDDKGEEVKEEEKEEKEEAKKSKEKEDKPDAKKDDKDDKDDKDDKDDDKSDDKDDAKDAKDDKAAPKTDDKADAKDDAKDDKDDAKDDKAAPKTDDKADAKKEKDEGKAAKPEAAEEKSTKGKK
- the LOC141757056 gene encoding neurofilament light polypeptide-like isoform X2; translation: MSSIGYDPYYSASPYRRWYVEAPPRVVVNRGRTHSVYSSHASPLSSSRHQYSSPGRVLLSSSSQASSVDLELSQAAQISSEFRAVRTQERGQLQDLNDRFAGFIERVRELEQQNRALEAELLLLRQRHNEPSRLRALYEQEARALRAAVDEARAEQQAVLGQRERLEQTLSALQGRYEEEVLAREEAEGRLMDARREADQAALGKAELEKSVETLLEELAFLKRIHEGEVVELQAQVQLGVQVAVESEAATPDLSGDLRDIRSQYDRLAARNMQAAEEWFRGKVGSMTETVTQHSDAVRSSKDEAGEYRRQLQARLLDIDACRGINESLEKQLHEIEDKQSAEIDAMHDTIAELESEQRGTKQEMARYLKEYQDLLNVKMALDIEIAAYRKLLEGEESRFSVGVAGGVSSMYGHSYSAPSFGRPILSSMSSGSSYLVTSRLLSSSFSTTEGIISASHAQQAEASPPGEEEEEEEEAEAEAEAEEEVKEEEEEKEEEEGGEETKEETKEDEEKEDEEGGEEEGDKEQEDKEVAEGDEEAKGGDEEAKGGDEEAKEGEEGGDEEEQKEEVTEAAEDDGEKEDKGEGEEVKEEAQEEVKTEGGDDKGEEVKEEEKEEKEEAKKSKEKEDKPDAKKDDKDDKDDKDDKDDDKSDDKDDAKDAKDDKAAPKTDDKADAKDDAKDDKDDAKDDKAAPKTDDKADAKKEKDEGKAAKPEAAEEKSTKGKK
- the LOC141757054 gene encoding uncharacterized protein LOC141757054, whose translation is MSYPVDAVGSPFRKMMDTRTTGYGYSRSSGGGGTPSSGFRSQSWSRASPGSNTMTSSSYKRSANMPVTRAYSSADSVDYNSQTTSGMLMNGDCKRSNEKEQLQGLNDRFVVYIDKVHYLETQNKQIEDEIQALRQKQESRSQLGDLYDQELQELRSMLEQIHHDKTQIQLDTDHVDEDIQRLRDRFDEEARIREETEAIIRILKKDTSDSELAKSELDKKVQSLQDEIAFIRNNHEEEVSELIAQIQQESQVTVERRDLQKTDITGALREIRCELEGHSNQNLQQVENWFMCRFSKLTETAEQNKDAIKSARDEISDYRRQLQSKTVELESIRGTRDSLERQLNDIEDRHNSDLSSLQETIHQLDNELKSTKWEMARHLREYQDLLNVKMALDIEIAAYRKLLEGEETHFSTYPYRQAVTPTKISKSKSDAPKLKVHHKFVEEIIEETRVEDEEKSDIDEDLAEIAQELSATLASGGDEGEEEEGEGEGEEAEGEGEEGEGGEEEEVVAATEAKVSASAPAKEEEEEDEDGKGGDEEEEGEGEGGEEGEKEEEGEGEGGEGEKGDDAEGGDEGEEGGEGEEEVEETVLCSKAPESKASPDKEKAGDKEGSGGEEEAAAEEEAGDQDEDAGSDKASKSGEEKEEKEDADKGIKEDSEKDEKKVKDEKADDKSEEVVAKTEAPKTEAAKPEAKKEEAAKTEASKPDSPKSESPKLGSPKSESPKLGSPKSESPKLGSPKSESPKLGSPKSESPKLGSPKSESPKVGSPKSESPKLGSPKSESPKVGSPKSESPKPGSPKSESPKLGSPKSESPKLGSPKSESPKVGSPKSESPKLGSPKSESPKVGSPKSESPKPGSPKSESPKAGSPKSESPKPGSPKSESPKPLSPKSESPRPEIPKSLSPKPVSPKSVSPKPSSPKAESPKSESPKKDIAKPEVPKAAEEKSEKKSDSTDDKNLEKKDVAMNGDVDKSSPEEKEKKDEGKEDDDVLANGVDESPVKEDGSQKVTITKTVETITTGEDGSKHVTKSITVTETVNDEVEEVVQEKLVTSKKTEKHSTQSIKQVTEAE